One window of the Camelina sativa cultivar DH55 chromosome 1, Cs, whole genome shotgun sequence genome contains the following:
- the LOC104786049 gene encoding zinc finger CCCH domain-containing protein 55-like (The sequence of the model RefSeq protein was modified relative to this genomic sequence to represent the inferred CDS: added 20 bases not found in genome assembly): MDPGDPTSILFTKIRTLEPDFASKIIGYLLLQDLGNRDLMRLALGPDTFLQSVCLKAKSALGLSSSSNGSSSSSASSPLNPISRPINIHRHSLSHSSSGNGFMEFSRNPLSPSYTTPGSLGSNPNMISSPFQASSSLFASDGGAAAAGDSTGNGDLLDEQQLGNYLSFLNESSSKNNDESVDPFGFSSDNGGDAHLHKRSFSASDACFGSEEPGFGGGGYNRFQHGGLGDDFDSPGGFGSPDYVTRQQEEMMRMKMAQRQRMAAAQYLAASGSPMSYEKGLSLLLHQRNAHRSGAGQFGEEGYWYGSPGRHERDEFMGMGDKSNSASKQIYLTFPADSSFTDEDVSNYFGNFGPVQDVRIPYQQKRMFGFVTFVHSETVRIILARGNPHFICDSRVLVKPYKEKGRILENRRQQQQMLQQMERGNYSPGSSPSGLDSRDLFDCHFAPRMFSNTQEMMRRKAEQAADLQQAIELQRRRFLNLQLPDMDSESFLHHQRGLVIGSPVHFASRGNQSLLFRSENTSEEVIEGNGDSGHFQSEANRAFLSDTDHNISQERGYNNHLNNGQETSLENALPDSFFASPSKTGEIQDPEFEKENCATLSVTTENKAASSLQSA; the protein is encoded by the exons TTCGATACTTTTCACAAAGATCAGAACTTTAGAACCCGATTTCGCATCCAAAATCATTGGTTACTTGCTTTTACAAGACTTGGGTAATAGAGATTTGATGCGTTTGGCTCTTGGACCCGACACTTTCTTACAGTCCGTTTGTCTCAAAGCTAAATCTGCTTTaggtctttcttcttcttctaatggatcttcttcttcctctgcttcgtCCCCATTGAACCCTATCTCCAGACCCATTAACATCCACCGTCACtccttgtctcactcttcttccGGAAACGGGTTTATGGAGTTTTCTAGAAACCCTCTGTCTCCTTCTTACACTACCCCTGGCTCTCTCGGAAGCAACCCTAACATGATTTCGAGTCCGTTTCAAGCAAGTTCGTCTCTTTTTGCTTCAGATGgtggtgctgctgctgctggtgaCTCTACTGGAAACGGCGATTTACTCGATGAGCAGCAACTTGGGAACTACTTGTCGTTCCTCAACGAGTCTTCTTCCAAGAACAACGACGAATCTGTGGATCCGTTTGGTTTCTCGTCTGACAATGGTGGAGATGCGCATTTGCATAAGAGGAGTTTCTCAGCCAGTGATGCTTGTTTCGGTTCAGAGGAGCCCGGATTTGGCGGCGGCGGTTACAACAGGTTTCAACACGGTGGTTTAGGTGATGATTTTGATTCTCCTGGTGGTTTTGGCTCGCCGGATTACGTTACTAGACAGCAAGaggagatgatgaggatgaagatggcTCAGAGGCAGCGAATGGCCGCTGCTCAGTACTTGGCGGCTTCTGGTTCACCAATGTCGTATGAAAAAGGTCTCAGTTTGCTCTTGCATCAGCGTAATGCGCACAG aTCAGGAGCAGGACAATTTGGGGAAGAGGGTTACTGGTATGGTAGTCCAGGCCGGCATGAAAGGGATGAGTTTATGGGAATGGGAGATAAATCTAACTCTGCATCTAAACAGATTTACTTGACATTTCCAGCTGACAGCTCCTTCACTGATGAAGATGTTTCCAATTATTTTGG caATTTTGGACCAGTGCAAGATGTTAGGATCCCCTACCAGCAGAAACGAATGTTTGGGTTTGTCACTTTTGTCCACTCTGAAACTGTGAGAATCATATTGGCCAGAGGAAACCCTCATTTCATCTGTGACTCACGTGTTCTTGTTAAACCCTACAAGGAGAAGGGAAGAATCCTTGAAAA CAGAAGGCAGCAGCAACAAATGCTGCAGCAGATGGAGAGAGGAAACTATTCTCCTGGTTCAAGTCCATCTGGATTGGATTCCAGGGATCTCTTTGATTGTCACTTCG CACCAAGGATGTTTTCTAACACACAGGAGATGATGAGGAGAAAAGCTGAGCAGGCAGCTGACCTGCAACAAGCAATAGAACTCCAAAGGAGAAGATTTCTGAATCTGCAGTTGCCCGACATGGACAGTGAATCCTTTCTCCATCACCAGCGTGGTCTTGTTATTGGCTCCCCCGTTCATTTTGCCTCTCGTGGCAATCAAAGCTTGCTATTTCGATCAGAAAACACCAGTGAAGAAGTCATCGAAG GTAATGGTGATTCAGGACATTTTCAGTCTGAAGCAAATCGAGCGTTTCTGAGTGATACTGATCATAACATCAGTCAAGAACGTGGTTACAATAACCATCTCAACAACGG GCAAGAGACAAGTCTGGAGAACGCTCTGCCTGATAGCTTCTTTGCTTCCCCATCGAAG
- the LOC104786043 gene encoding ABC transporter G family member 15-like translates to MELEGSCSTGRRQLPSKAEMSRGAYLAWEDLTVVIPNFSDGPTRRLLQRLNGHAEPGRIMAIMGPSGSGKSTLLDSLAGRLARNVVMTGNLLLNGKKTRLDYGLVAYVTQEDTLLGTLTVRETITYSAHLRLPSDMSKEEVSDIVEGTIMELGLQDCSDRAIGNWHARGVSGGERKRVSIALEILTRPQILFLDEPTSGLDSASAFFVIQTLRNIARDGRTVISSVHQPSSEVFALFDDLFLLSSGESVYFGEAKSAIEFFAESGFPCPKKRNPSDHFLRCINSDFDTVTATLKGSQRIQETPATSDPLMNLATSVIKARLVENYKRSKYAKSAKSRIRELSNIEGLEMEVRRGSEATWWKQLRTLTARSFINMCRDIGYYWTRIISYIVVSISVGTIFYDVGYSYTSILARVSCGGFITGFMTFMSIGGFPSFLEEMKIFSKERLSGYYGVSVYILSNYISSFPFLVAISVITGTITYNLVKFRPGFSHYAFFCLNIFFSVSVIESLMMVVASLVPNFLMGLITGAGLIGIIMMTSGFFRLLPDLPKVFWRYPVSYISYGAWAIQGGYKNDFLGLDFEPLFPGDPKMTGEEVIEKVFGVKVTYSKWWDLAAVVAILVCYRLLFFVVLKLKERAGPALKAIQAKRTMRNLDRRPSFKRMPSLSLSLSSMSSRRHQPLRSLSSQEGLNSPMHY, encoded by the exons atggaactGGAGGGCTCGTGTAGTACTGGCCGGAGGCAGCTGCCGTCAAAGGCAGAGATGAGCCGTGGAGCATATTTGGCGTGGGAAGACTTGACGGTGGTGATACCTAACTTCAGTGATGGTCCTACCCGAAGGTTGCTCCAAAGGCTAAACGGGCACGCAGAACCGGGTCGTATCATGGCTATAATGGGTCCTTCCGGATCCGGAAAGTCCACTCTTCTTGACTCTCTTGCAG GTAGACTTGCAAGAAACGTGGTCATGACCGGTAATCTTCTATTGAACGGCAAGAAAACTAGATTAGACTACGGTCTCGTT GCATATGTGACACAAGAGGACACATTGTTGGGGACACTAACAGTGAGGGAGACAATAACATACTCAGCTCACTTGAGACTTCCAAGTGATATGTCTAAAGAGGAAGTGAGTGACATTGTGGAAGGCACAATCATGGAGCTTGGTCTTCAAGACTGTTCAGACAGAGCCATTGGAAACTGGCACGCGAGAGGAGTTAGTGGCGGTGAGAGGAAACGTGTCAGCATCGCTTTGGAGATCCTCACTCGTCCTCAGATCCTTTTTCTCGACGAACCTACGAGCGGTTTGGACAGCGCTTCTGCGTTTTTCGTGATCCAGACGCTTAGGAATATCGCACGCGATGGCAGAACCGTAATATCCTCGGTTCATCAGCCTAGCAGCGAGGTTTTCGCGCTGTTTGATGACCTTTTCTTGCTGTCGAGTGGTGAGTCTGTCTACTTTGGTGAAGCCAAGTCTGCTATTGAG TTCTTTGCAGAATCGGGTTTCCCCTGCCCGAAAAAGAGGAATCCTTCCGATCATTTTCTGCGATGTATAAACTCTGACTTTGATACAGTCACAGCCACACTCAAAGGATCTCAGAGAATTCAG GAAACACCAGCTACATCAGATCCTCTGATGAATCTAGCAACATCTGTGATCAAAGCAAGGCTTGTTGAGAATTACAAGCGTTCAAAGTATGCGAAATCCGCAAAGTCTAGGATTCGAGAACTATCTAACATC GAAGGGCTCGAGATGGAAGTAAGGAGAGGAAGTGAAGCGACCTGGTGGAAACAACTAAGGACATTAACAGCAAGATCATTCATAAACATGTGTCGTGATATCGGTTATTATTGGACACGAATAATAAGCTACATAGTTGTTTCTATAAGCGTAGGAACCATCTTCTACGATGTTGGCTATAGCTACACGTCAATCTTAGCCAGGGTTTCTTGTGGTGGATTCATCACCGGTTTCATGACCTTCATGTCCATTGGAGGCTTCCCTTCTTTCCTCGAAGAAATGAAG ATTTTCTCTAAGGAGAGGTTGAGTGGATACTACGGCGTTTCAGTTTACATCCTCTCGAACTACATCTCTTCTTTCCCGTTCTTGGTTGCGATTTCGGTTATCACGGGAACTATTACTTACAACTTGGTGAAGTTTCGTCCAGGGTTCTCGCATTATGCTTTCTTCTgtctcaacatcttcttctcagTTTCTGTAATAGAGAGTCTCATGATGGTTGTGGCTTCTCTTGTTCCAAACTTCTTGATGGGTCTTATCACTGGAGCTGGCCTCATT GGAATCATCATGATGACTTCTGGATTCTTCCGTCTTCTTCCTGATCTTCCCAAAGTCTTTTGGCGTTATCCAGTTTCTTACATAAGCTACGGTGCTTGGGCTATCCAG GGAGGGTACAAGAACGATTTCCTAGGGCTAGATTTCGAGCCTCTGTTCCCTGGTGATCCGAAAATGACAGGAGAAGAAGTGATAGAGAAAGTATTTGGAGTAAAGGTGACATATTCGAAGTGGTGGGACTTAGCTGCGGTTGTAGCGATCCTTGTGTGTTACAGGCTTCTCTTCTTCGTGGTCCTAAAGCTGAAGGAGAGAGCAGGACCAGCTTTAAAGGCGATTCAGGCGAAAAGAACGATGAGGAATCTCGATAGGAGACCTTCTTTCAAGAGAATGCCTTCTTTGTCTCTTTCACTGTCGTCAATGTCTTCAAGGAGACACCAACCTCTCCGCTCACTTTCTTCTCAAGAAGGCCTCAACTCTCCTATGCACTACTAA